In Chloroflexota bacterium, the following proteins share a genomic window:
- a CDS encoding glycosyltransferase family 2 protein: MVLSIVVPIYNEVENIPELHEELQGVLVKLGRPYEILYVDDGSKDGSFGLLKQIAEQHPEVVVIQFRRNFGQTPALAAGLEASRGDVVIFMDGDLQNDPAEIPRLLQTMDEGDFDVVSGWRKNRQDAEISRKLPSRMANWLISKVSGVELHDYGCTLKAYRREVLKNVRLYGEMHRFIPAYAHWSGATVTELAVNHRARKYGKSKYGINRTIKVLLDLLTLKFLSSYSTKPIQLFGGLGAVCFLFGALAVLFTLYSRVFEDVRVHRNPVMLIAVFAFLAGLLFITQGLLAELVTRTWFESQGKRTYVIRTMLGRGLAGRQPIRQSDAGAGRGVRYVKFGGRSAAARRNGARPLAGVGGSARGS; this comes from the coding sequence CTGGTGCTCTCTATCGTCGTCCCCATCTACAACGAGGTCGAGAATATCCCGGAGCTGCATGAAGAGCTCCAGGGCGTGCTGGTCAAGCTCGGCCGGCCCTACGAGATCCTGTACGTCGACGACGGCAGCAAGGATGGCAGCTTCGGCCTGCTGAAGCAGATCGCCGAGCAGCATCCGGAAGTCGTCGTCATCCAGTTCCGCCGCAACTTCGGGCAGACGCCGGCGCTGGCCGCCGGCCTCGAAGCGTCGCGCGGGGACGTCGTCATCTTCATGGATGGCGATCTCCAGAACGATCCTGCCGAGATCCCGCGCCTGCTCCAGACGATGGACGAGGGCGACTTCGACGTCGTCAGCGGGTGGCGCAAGAACCGCCAGGACGCCGAGATCAGCCGCAAGCTCCCCTCGCGGATGGCCAACTGGCTGATCTCGAAGGTGAGCGGCGTCGAGCTGCACGACTATGGGTGCACGCTCAAGGCGTATCGCCGCGAGGTGCTCAAGAACGTCCGCCTGTACGGCGAGATGCACCGGTTCATCCCGGCCTACGCGCACTGGTCTGGCGCGACGGTCACCGAGCTGGCGGTCAACCACCGGGCGCGCAAGTACGGCAAGTCCAAGTACGGCATCAACCGCACCATCAAGGTGCTGTTGGATCTGCTGACCCTCAAGTTCCTGAGCAGCTACTCGACCAAGCCGATCCAGCTCTTCGGCGGCCTCGGCGCGGTCTGCTTCCTGTTCGGTGCGCTGGCGGTCCTGTTCACGCTCTACTCGCGCGTCTTCGAGGACGTGCGGGTCCACCGCAACCCGGTCATGCTGATCGCCGTGTTCGCCTTCCTGGCCGGCCTGCTGTTCATCACCCAAGGCTTGCTGGCGGAGCTGGTCACGCGGACGTGGTTCGAGTCGCAAGGCAAACGCACCTACGTCATCCGGACGATGCTCGGTCGGGGGCTGGCCGGCCGGCAGCCGATCCGCCAGTCGGATGCCGGCGCGGGCCGTGGGGTGCGCTACGTGAAGTTCGGCGGCCGGTCCGCCGCTGCTCGACGGAACGGCGCCCGGCCGCTGGCCGGCGTTGGCGGCAGCGCGCGCGGCAGCTAA